The DNA window CAACTGATTTCATCCCGTCGCATTTGCAGTGCAAAGATACACAATGACGGTGACGACCCTTCGTTTCATGATTTTCGTCTGCAGTCTTGCTTTAAGCACAGGTAAGAATCAATGTTTTACACAATCTATTAAAGAATCTAATTCCTTCAATAAATAGtagatatataatgaatattaatggagaaggatgtatatacatataaaaagaaaatttacttttttttaatataataaaattttatcgataaaaaaacgaaaattgtatatactatatacattatagagaaaatagtatacatattatactaaaaaaactttttaaaagaactttattttgttaacTTTTTTAGCGACAATTTTATTGGGCTTAAAGAGAATTtgcaaaaatcattttttgacTTGTTTGTAATTTGTCGTTTACTTTGAattacaaatatgtaaaatttataaagtgtaCTTAAATAGACACTTTCTTTTTCGAGTTGTAAATATAGTTTGTCATGTAAAATCACGCGAAAAGTACACAGATCTTATAGGCGCAACACACTATTTAAAGGCAGCTCGCACTTTACAAGATACTTTTGTCCTTCAGGCTGGTCTCAGAATTGTCAGGATCAAGATACGGGATgggaaaaaataatcgaagcTAAGCCTGCAAACGCTGCAGaaactatattatacacaaacaGTGCCATAGGTAACGACGGTATTATCGTGCCTTGTTTTGACAGGTACttcatcaattaattatttctaataaacgCTATACTTTAACTATAacttaactttaataaattgcttagatattcaaaaaatttaatatgtagtAATATAAGtgcatttataaatctttagatAAGTAGATTTGTGTTACATTGTTGAAAATCGAAATACCgcgaaatcttttataaagaaaataaataattacatatgcatcaaatatacaaaaaaatgtttacatttatattaattaaaaataatttattttatagatgtaAAAGCTTGAATTGCACAGCGTTTGTGATCGACTTCGCGAGAAACATTTGTTATAGCGTGCAAATAAAAAGCGAGGAACTCATTCCTGAAACTAACGCAACGTTTTTCcacaaaatttgtattaaaggTAAAGACtattttctcttctattatagtatatacactataaagtatttatattatatatttaaaaagtttttcctctttctttctctctttctctctagctAGTTCTTTTTACATAGAATGTAAAAGCTACATTTGACAAAAGCAACTTAGAatagatttaataagattattccAGATTATGtgataaaagcaaatattaaaaatatgttaaaaaaaaatttcataatttttcgcttctatagaaaaaaattttagggtCAATACCCTCACTCATAGAACaatgaacaattttttaaaatttcttgctATTACGCTTCAGTTTCACCAAATTGCAAGCGGCAAAGACTGTGGCAAGTAGAAAGAACTTTGGGAGCTGTTTTAAAAGATGGACACTCCAACTCATATTATCAAGCATTGTTACAAAGAAACGAATGTTACGAGAAGTGTCTGCAAGCAGGTACGCactttatagaataattacacAGATCACGTATCGACTCATAATCTATCTCAAATAAATTGATTcaaatttccaaaaataataattttttttatatataaacttatacataaaaatttttgtataatattaggAAATGAATGCGAATCTGCGCAATTTCGTACGAGCAAGCCTTTGTCAATTGACAATACTATTGGCACGTGTTCGTTGTCAAAATTCGAGAGAGGTACTAGACCGCAGGCTTACAGATCGTCAATGTATCGGGATGAGTATCTGCAAGATCAGTGccataatatatgtaagtcACTTATCTGTCTTTTTGGTTACAAGAATCGTATTGTATCCAATTTGTACATGTTTTTGTCTAGCGAAGAAAAGCTATTGTTCCTATGCGGAGTTTCGGAACGTAACATTGCCATACTCGGATGTGGCGTTGCCGGGACTCGATATAAAGCAGGTATTTCTCGTATTTCTCTTATCAGTTCGCGCATGAATGAATGTTTGACTCGATTATGATCCTTTTAGTGCGAGGAGAAATGTGATCGCAGCGAGAATGGTTTCATATGCAGAGCCTACACCGTCGACTATTCGGAAGAGAAACCATTCTGCTTACTGCATTCTGACGATACAATCAGTCTTGGAGTTAGTTCGCTAGTTGCCAGACTGAACGTCATTTATAAAGAACAAGAAGCTTGCCTAGATTGTACGTTGGCGATAgacagataattttataagcgtTATTTCTCGAGATTTTAACATCATATTTTCACACAGTGAAAGTACAATGCGGAGAATCAATCATGACAGTTACATTAACCACTACGGAGCCTTTTGACGGACGGATATACGTGAGCGGTTATGGAGATACTTGCGGTGTTAATGGTGTTGGAAAAAATGTGACAATCTTAAGATTACCACTGCCGAAAAAAGAGTCCATCGGTCAATCTCATATTGAGTGTGGTCTTACACCTGCGTTTTCTATTGACAACGAAAATCGGTATttgtattcttaaatattctgcaatattggtagtaaattttaaattaaaattgtggtATCTTACAACAACTCTTATTTGCAGAACGCATACATTGGTTTGGGCCACCATTGTGATACAATATAATCCGATTATTCAACGATTGGGAGATCAATCGGTGAGAGTTGGATGCTCATTAGACGGTCGCGATATCCCGGAGCCGAGAAACGTGTCCGTTAATTcgagtttttctttcttggaTCCAAAGTAAgcctatatctttttttttcgtcaaatattatttacaatctttcaaatgaataataatattactttgtaaaatttaattgtgaacTGATACAAAAATCTTATCTTGATATTGACAAGTATTCCCGATATTCTggctttaattattctttttagcGCAGGCGTGCCGCCGGTTGGGTCCATCATAATAAACGCATCATCCGAAGCGCCAGTGGTGACGATGAGAATCCTCAACGAAGAACATATGGATGCAGTCGTTACTCAATTAGGACAGAAGCTCACGCTCAGAATCGAAATTCAACCTGTTGACGGTGAGTCACTAACGTGTCTCTTGATATTTGTGCGGggtcaaattttatattatttcttttatttataaattttctttgatcgatttaaagttaaattctCTCCAACAGAAATTTTGAGgcgtcaataattttttacaggaCCTTACGATATCATAGCTGGACATCTCGTAGCTAGTAGCGCATCCGGAGATTCCTCATATCTTCTTCTGGATGAATCTGGATGCCCGACGGATCCGGCAACTTTTCCCGCGTTATTAAAGGATCCAATGGACAACCGTTCTCTGATCTCAACATTTACTGCCTTCAAATTTCCCGATAGCCAAATTGTGCGATTCAATGTCATCGTTAGATTTTGTCTCGAAGAATGTGAGCCGGTAAGTTGGCAGCTTCTTTTAACATTGTAACACGTTTTTATgacttaaatttctaattattatagaattaacgcattaaatcgaaaatttataatttttttgaagactACTTGCAGAGGAGGACAGATTTCGTATGGCAGAAAGCGACGATCGATCGAGCAGCCGCTCATCGCCGAGGTAACAGAAATTTTCAGAAACCTCACCCCCGCGGAATTACCGTTACAACTATCTATCGTCGTTCAAAGTCCGGTGATAACAGCAGACCATTTACTGTCCAGGGAAAATTCGGTTCCTGATACAGTTGTGATCACCGGCGGAAGTGAGTTTGAGAGTATCGTTGCCTCTTCCAAGCACCGGGAACGTCTAAattcatttgcatatatatttcttataattatataactatcgTAAAgcgataaaagaattaaattgttttataggATCTATAGATGGTCTTTTTTGCGTGGATGCGAGTCTGGCTCTGGGTCTTCTGATCTTTTGGTTAATAATCCAGATTGTACTCACCATCGGCTGCCTTTTAACAGTTCGTCGCTATAGAAAAATGGCTGTTGAAGCCGAAGAAGACAGAGCTGATATACTGGCGAGGCATCTTTACGGGATTCACGGAGGAAACTTTGAAATCGCACGAAGAGTTAGGTGGGCCGACCGAAATGATTCCTCGATCGATTAGttccttttttcaatttttcaagcaaaaaaagatttagataCTGAATTAGTGCAACattttttcaagtaaaatcagaaacaaaattttcagttttaatttgtaagttttaaaaaactatatgtCCAGTTGAAAATGTGACCTTAGATACCGGAAGTGCTAAGATATTAGTGAAGATATCAAAGTCTCttgatataatgaaataataattctttaattagaaaaaagattataaaattcgcatttagtatcatttatttcagaattatttagaggatacaaaggtcaaaataaaaatgaagtgTGTGTCCatcagttaattatttttgtttaaagtaaattaatatatttgtaatatgtgtgtgtatatgctaTGGTGtgtaaatatgtgtatttttcttccattttctAGACAATCAATGTTTTACTATCTCATAGAatgatattattgtaaattatattgtttaatgatggttattatatatcatccaCTCGTGCCTGTCGAACAGCGTCCATAATATCTTAATGTCACTTCTGTAAATATCAGATATCACATGTTGGTGTTTTAATGTATCTACCTAATAATCGCACTGCCCTATGTATAGtaactgtatttttttattttaaactcgaTGAGACAAAGatcgtcaaataaaaaataaaaatatttgctattgtaaaaaatttgtttatgctAGAACAACCaagagtttttaaattaaaaatcaaagatatagaaataataacgataattaatattcaccAAAAAGATAACAAAAGTCTACATATttgaattcaaaaatattaataatcagtttaacttttaatataaaactttgattttactcttatttttaatagaaaaattatattaaataacttgatcatatttttttttcaaatagcaAGATAAGccaagttattaaatataaggaacgtttttatattaagacatACCTTTTCCACACCTTTGCGCACAACCCAATCCTCCTGGATTGGAGTAATCAACATTGTCCGTACCGCAAACAGGATTGTATTCATTTGTTACCTACGATCAAAATATACGATtacaagaattattaaaattattctgcaaaaaaatgcaattttcaagattatataattcctttttgtgtaacaaaatataagagaaaatacataatatatacaactatatatacttttttaattaaaatggatttttctcttgtgttttttatatagtttgttGGAATCGATCTCTGAtcgctttatatatacataaaaagaattatttatataaaagattttcttgaattgaataaaaacatttatctaaatgtttgtataaaataaaatatatatagtatttttaattaaaaattaataattaccgGGCAAGTATCAACGCACGTATTGAATTGATTCACAGATTGAGGAGTCGTAGTCCTACCATTTTCATTCCTAGATGCCACAGTCGTTGTGGATGTTGATGTAATTCTTCGTTCTCCGTTGGGTGTCCTGGTAGCGACAGGTCCGTCAAAGACGATATCATCCATCTTAGACATTTCATAATTACccgtaatcaaaattttttgagatattttagatatcgaactaaatactaaaatattaaatttttaatgtttttgttttgaaaatatagatgtattctttcttttaaaaaaaagacataaaaaaaatagaaaattttctaataactaTAACGTCATTATCCCTGTAAACTTGTAAATTTGCCAgcttagattttatattgtaatatttgtttataaaacgtgtaattattgcttttaattatagatgGATCACAGAAAGAAACACATTCCGGCTTTTGTTGTAACACTTGATGCAAAGCACATCATATCTCTTAattgttcaaatatattttattgtttagatAAACTGATTTTGTCTCTTTGCTTATATCGAAAGAACATTCACTTACTTGTGGGTATGCAGCGATGATAATCAGCGATGCGGCAGCTatcaaaagtattaaatttaatacaattgatgatattaaaaaaataaattgacaagTCGCACACGAAGCAAATCATTTTCTTACCTAGCCACAAGTAAGATAACATATTTTGATGAAGTTAATGACGTTTAGTTCCTAAGAGACTAAGCCGATCTGCTACTGGATGATGTATGTATCCAAGATGATCTACCGAAGGTCGACGATCTACTGTTTCAGAATATCAGCTGCGTTCCTTTTTATAGCATTGACTGCCAGCCAGTGCTAAGTCCAACTACATTTATTCAGATTTCCCgtgtaataataagatttatttactaATTCACATCTTAATTTCGCAGCCTTTTTTAAATcatgatttcttttatttttattttttttattaacaattaacatATGTCAGTGCTATCAATAATGTCAGTACTATTTTAAAATCCTAATAAACGCATGATTTgctaatttgcaaataaaattagaatatttgcaaattatttaatattgtaaaacatATCTGCtgctttttctcaaaaaaagcaaatttattttctttaaaaaaaaatattttcagaaatttcattataatccGTTCAAGTCATCACGTTCCAGCGAGTGATCATTTATTTGTCAGACTTATTTCTACAAATCACATAAGAATGCTAATAATATCCTATCAGCAAAATTATCATCTTTTTGATTACATTATTCGACAACTACaatgaaatttgttttcaaagaagttaataatttgatgctagaatgttaatgtaaatatttatagttgttggattaatattataacatgataaataataaaatatattacataaagtaatttaatgtaacaaaaatactaaaatatacatacagtagtttttatatcattaaatagcATTTGACAATTCGTGGAAAACTCACACATTTTATGCACATGTAATGTAATACATTGATTATTGATAACATATATAGGTTTGGAAGATTGTAGTTAATGTGATAGTAACTTGCGATATCAGAAGAACTTtcactataataatatacaaatctgTATACAAACAATGTCAGAATTAACGttgttaaatgaaaaataataacaatataaagaagttaaaattatggaagtatcaatattataaaacatctttatttatttatctacattcataaaatatcCATATGCCATTTTCTTAGTCGTATGGAAGTGATAATGAATCGTTCAACTACTGCTCAGTTGGATGTATGGTTCGCAAGCTCTCATCACCCTTACTTCaagttcttaaaaaaatttttgaaattattaagcaaaaatatcaaaattatagataattaaatattaaaattaatttaaaaaaattgttcaaaaaaattattcaaattttaaaatatatttttaaaataatttaagtaatttttgctcaataattatatgaaataaacaaatgtgaatatatgtacatactcaTTCATGagatttgagaaaattaaaataattgaaaaataaaaattaagaataaaattattaaaaattaaaagttgagaaaagttaaaaaaagaattggaa is part of the Cataglyphis hispanica isolate Lineage 1 chromosome 1, ULB_Chis1_1.0, whole genome shotgun sequence genome and encodes:
- the LOC126848964 gene encoding uncharacterized protein LOC126848964 gives rise to the protein MLSYLWLAAASLIIIAAYPQMDDIVFDGPVATRTPNGERRITSTSTTTVASRNENGRTTTPQSVNQFNTCVDTCPVTNEYNPVCGTDNVDYSNPGGLGCAQRCGKEVTLRYYGRCSTGTSG
- the LOC126848390 gene encoding uncharacterized protein LOC126848390 isoform X4, with the protein product MDTPTHIIKHCYKETNVTRSVCKQEMNANLRNFVRASLCQLTILLARVRCQNSREVLDRRLTDRQCIGMSICKISAIIYKSYCSYAEFRNVTLPYSDVALPGLDIKQCEEKCDRSENGFICRAYTVDYSEEKPFCLLHSDDTISLGVSSLVARLNVIYKEQEACLDLKVQCGESIMTVTLTTTEPFDGRIYVSGYGDTCGVNGVGKNVTILRLPLPKKESIGQSHIECGLTPAFSIDNENRTHTLVWATIVIQYNPIIQRLGDQSVRVGCSLDGRDIPEPRNVSVNSSFSFLDPNAGVPPVGSIIINASSEAPVVTMRILNEEHMDAVVTQLGQKLTLRIEIQPVDGPYDIIAGHLVASSASGDSSYLLLDESGCPTDPATFPALLKDPMDNRSLISTFTAFKFPDSQIVRFNVIVRFCLEECEPTTCRGGQISYGRKRRSIEQPLIAEVTEIFRNLTPAELPLQLSIVVQSPVITADHLLSRENSVPDTVVITGGRSIDGLFCVDASLALGLLIFWLIIQIVLTIGCLLTVRRYRKMAVEAEEDRADILARHLYGIHGGNFEIARRVRWADRNDSSID
- the LOC126848390 gene encoding uncharacterized protein LOC126848390 isoform X3 is translated as MTVTTLRFMIFVCSLALSTGWSQNCQDQDTGWEKIIEAKPANAAETILYTNSAIGNDGIIVPCFDRCKSLNCTAFVIDFARNICYSVQIKSEELIPETNATFFHKICIKVSPNCKRQRLWQVERTLGAVLKDGHSNSYYQALLQRNECYEKCLQAGNECESAQFRTSKPLSIDNTIGTCSLSKFERGTRPQAYRSSMYRDEYLQDQCHNISKKSYCSYAEFRNVTLPYSDVALPGLDIKQCEEKCDRSENGFICRAYTVDYSEEKPFCLLHSDDTISLGVSSLVARLNVIYKEQEACLDLKVQCGESIMTVTLTTTEPFDGRIYVSGYGDTCGVNGVGKNVTILRLPLPKKESIGQSHIECGLTPAFSIDNENRTHTLVWATIVIQYNPIIQRLGDQSVRVGCSLDGRDIPEPRNVSVNSSFSFLDPNAGVPPVGSIIINASSEAPVVTMRILNEEHMDAVVTQLGQKLTLRIEIQPVDGPYDIIAGHLVASSASGDSSYLLLDESGCPTDPATFPALLKDPMDNRSLISTFTAFKFPDSQIVRFNVIVRFCLEECEPTTCRGGQISYGRKRRSIEQPLIAEGKFGS
- the LOC126848390 gene encoding uncharacterized protein LOC126848390 isoform X2, with protein sequence MTVTTLRFMIFVCSLALSTGWSQNCQDQDTGWEKIIEAKPANAAETILYTNSAIGNDGIIVPCFDRCKSLNCTAFVIDFARNICYSVQIKSEELIPETNATFFHKICIKVSPNCKRQRLWQVERTLGAVLKDGHSNSYYQALLQRNECYEKCLQAGNECESAQFRTSKPLSIDNTIGTCSLSKFERGTRPQAYRSSMYRDEYLQDQCHNISKKSYCSYAEFRNVTLPYSDVALPGLDIKQCEEKCDRSENGFICRAYTVDYSEEKPFCLLHSDDTISLGVSSLVARLNVIYKEQEACLDLKVQCGESIMTVTLTTTEPFDGRIYVSGYGDTCGVNGVGKNVTILRLPLPKKESIGQSHIECGLTPAFSIDNENRTHTLVWATIVIQYNPIIQRLGDQSVRVGCSLDGRDIPEPRNVSVNSSFSFLDPNAGVPPVGSIIINASSEAPVVTMRILNEEHMDAVVTQLGQKLTLRIEIQPVDGPYDIIAGHLVASSASGDSSYLLLDESGCPTDPATFPALLKDPMDNRSLISTFTAFKFPDSQIVRFNVIVRFCLEECEPTTCRGGQISYGRKRRSIEQPLIAEVTEIFRNLTPAELPLQLSIVVQSPVITADHLLSRENSVPDTVVITGGSEFESIVASSKHRERLNSFAYIFLIII
- the LOC126848390 gene encoding uncharacterized protein LOC126848390 isoform X1 translates to MTVTTLRFMIFVCSLALSTGWSQNCQDQDTGWEKIIEAKPANAAETILYTNSAIGNDGIIVPCFDRCKSLNCTAFVIDFARNICYSVQIKSEELIPETNATFFHKICIKVSPNCKRQRLWQVERTLGAVLKDGHSNSYYQALLQRNECYEKCLQAGNECESAQFRTSKPLSIDNTIGTCSLSKFERGTRPQAYRSSMYRDEYLQDQCHNISKKSYCSYAEFRNVTLPYSDVALPGLDIKQCEEKCDRSENGFICRAYTVDYSEEKPFCLLHSDDTISLGVSSLVARLNVIYKEQEACLDLKVQCGESIMTVTLTTTEPFDGRIYVSGYGDTCGVNGVGKNVTILRLPLPKKESIGQSHIECGLTPAFSIDNENRTHTLVWATIVIQYNPIIQRLGDQSVRVGCSLDGRDIPEPRNVSVNSSFSFLDPNAGVPPVGSIIINASSEAPVVTMRILNEEHMDAVVTQLGQKLTLRIEIQPVDGPYDIIAGHLVASSASGDSSYLLLDESGCPTDPATFPALLKDPMDNRSLISTFTAFKFPDSQIVRFNVIVRFCLEECEPTTCRGGQISYGRKRRSIEQPLIAEVTEIFRNLTPAELPLQLSIVVQSPVITADHLLSRENSVPDTVVITGGRSIDGLFCVDASLALGLLIFWLIIQIVLTIGCLLTVRRYRKMAVEAEEDRADILARHLYGIHGGNFEIARRVRWADRNDSSID